Genomic segment of Tiliqua scincoides isolate rTilSci1 chromosome 1, rTilSci1.hap2, whole genome shotgun sequence:
TCTGCGCAGCTAGTTTAGTACTcttggaggcagggagtggattATTCCTCTATGGAGAGCTTTTTCCTTTATCATTCTTGTTTTTAaagtctgtatttttaaaaagtaaatattgGGTGGTATCCTTTTTTTCCTGTCgtttcacccacccacccctgcttcaTTGCTTTTTTATGTTTGTGGAAAAACCTGTTTGTAGAAGCAAGCAGGGTGATTTGTACCAGTCTTTCCAGCCCTTTGTATCTGAAAATCTATTCCTGAAGGCTTGGGGTCCCAAAAGAACACttgggaggtgcagggagctgcagTGGGAAGAGAGCATGCATGAAAGTCATCCTCCCCCACTAGAAGCCCCCAGCTAGAGCCTCTTCCATAAACTGAAGAAGGACCTTGTAATGCAACccattgttttatgttttatttgtAAACTGCCTTAGGATCCAAGATGAAAGAAGTTCTAATCTCATATCACAAATACTAATCTCATTTAATTTATGTAAACAAGATGCATTGATGTCCATAGGCTTAGAagttggctttaaaaggagattaaacAAATTCATATAGGACAAGTCTGTCATTGGCTATATGAGTAATGTTCCTGTTACTTCCTGGTTGAGCAGTAATATACCTCTAAATACCAACTGAAGGAATGACCAAAAGAGAGTGCTGTTTACTTACgtgtcctgcttgtgagctttccagaagcatctggttgggcACTGTGGCAAAAAGGATACTGGAACAGATGGAgacttctttttgtttttgcttttttttgttttgtttttgttcttaacCCACATACCTGTCCATGCAACACAGGAAGTATATCTTCCTGGAGAACACTAAGCAACTTATTAAGCAACTTACTGAAAATTCAGCAACTTGCTGAAAATGTAATCAGTTATCACTTTTTAAGATATTCTGGTGTTTGAAAATATTCTGtgtttttcctccctccctttagGTTGCCTCTCTACCTTGTGTCTTTCTTTGTCAGTCTCCTTTTCCTTTTGGTGAATTTGACATGTGCTGTGCTTGTGAAAAAAGAGAATTCAGATCGGGAAGTCATTGTATTGGTCAGGGTTGCTGTTAATGACACGCTGTTCGTCCTGTGCGCCATCTCACTCTCCATCTGTCTCTACAAGATTTCCAAGATGTCCTTAGCAAATATTTACTTGGAATCCAAGGTAAAGAACAActtagaattttttaaaacatctggAGGAATGGTATTCCCAGTAGAGATAAGTGATGTTAAAGTCTGAAGTTTGTTTTCTGCCTTGTTGAACATAAATTAAAGTAAGCCGTTTCAGTTTATAGTTTAacgcagtgcttttcaaactatcttggagagtttgagccgctccaagttcttgcaggggcggggagagacagcaggggtggagggaaggcagcagcttcacttccactttagcggagacggggcgcaatcgctctgctttcactttcaaagttgcctcctccctgcctcctggctgccccagccccttaaggtgaaagtggccagggcccacagactggggcgtcgcgacgccccagtttgaaaagccctgctttaactCCAAAAATTATTCCATTAAACCTATATGAATTCATGCTCATTTTGTGAACTTTAGGCCTGTTCCCCCCACATATACTCAGAATGCCTTTCCAACTCTTAATGTGGGGTTTTTTTAACATGTGAAAACTGAAGGTGAACCATGGAAAATAAGGAACACTTATCTGTCTCTAAAGTAGAGGTCAACTGTGAGGACATTGTGGGTGCCAAACTGGAGTGAGAGAGGGCAAGGAAAGCACAATATCACAATAGTAAAGACCTCCCACACTTACAGAAAAATAATTTAGAATgtaataccaccaccaccaccacaaaaaaaaatccacatggaTTGTGCACGCACCCTTCCCTCATATCATCAGGAATATCCCTAGAAACAGAAggtagtggggcatgtgctaagCCTGGATCTATGGGAATGTCTTGCTTGAGGGGTAAGAAGTTTAGCTCATTTCCCCTCAGTCAACACAAGGAACCATGAAGTGAAAAGATTCCGGgaagtttctctctctcccctctcctccactaTGGTTGCTTCAGCAAGCAAGATGGCAGCTTTCCTGAAGTAATGGGGGTGTCAGGTTACTTGGGGACCTGCAGCAAAGTCCTATAGTGTACTCCTCCTCCTGTGGAACACCTATCTCcatgatggtgcattgggtgctacctTGATCACAATTCAGGGTCAACCTAGCTTGGTGGACACTGTGATGGGCCTGGGCTCTTGACCAGTGTTCAACCTGATCAACTCTGGTTCCACTGGGCCCTGAACAGTGCACAAAGGGCATGCTTTCTCTGAAACCAGTTCCTTCATCCCATGACAATTTCTGCAGTGAAGGAAGGCTGTTTCTCTTTGTTGCTAAAATGCTTGGGTGGGGGCAAGGAAACGGAGAACTGAGCTCAGAAAAAGTATACCCATTGTGTGCTAATTCTGAGCTCAGTTTTATTTCTCATCACCACCATTATTTGGTGGGTGGAAGAAAGCTGTCTCTTTCTGTGGtgattgtgggggtggggtgggtgggattgggcccaaTAAATTTTTCTGAGCCAAGTTCTCCTCAGTTCATTGCAGTGAAAAGAGCAGGATGAGTGGGGGAAtcctcttttttatttctttgctgTTCTTTCATCCCTCAATAATGGACAAAAAATGTAATTGATGCCTTTGCCCTTCTTTCCCCTTCATTACTTTGCAGGTTCAAATTTTACCCATTTTGGCTTTCCCACACCCAATTTTCAGATTGAATTATGGTGGTGGATTATGTATTACCTCATTCCCTATGGAGGCCTGCTAAATGTCATCTcttaaaaaatgacaaaaatgctgtagtagtagtaggagTAGGCTGACAGAATAGTTTATGGTTATGTTTTCCTACTAAGTGATTTGCTTTGTTCAAGTAACGGATTTAAAATTATAATATTTTTTTTGTGCTCTGCATTTGATGCAGTCAGACTTGGATCCAAaccctaagcaactttccagcactggcatagctgtgccaatggggcatgtgctgcatcctgcagttgggaaacacttacagaggcctcctcaaagtaagggaatgttttcctcggagctgcattgcccttatgtcagtgctggaaagtgggttagtgtTGTGCCCTTAGTTCTTTTGGattataaaaaaaatgaaactagggctgcaatcctgtacacaattacctgggagtaagtcctattgaatacagtgggacttacttctgggtacacatgcataggattgcgctgtaggtTCCCTACTATATAATGCTGCCTTTTATCGAGTCAGACTATTGCTCCATTGAGTTTAGTACCGTGACCTCAGACTGATTTTGAAGCAGACAACAATATGATGTTTTGTTCTCTGTGTGTTGCTATGCATTTGGGAATCAATGCATTTGCATTGAGAATTTGAGAATCAAGAACTGGGTTCAATGTCCCTAGAAAAAAGAACTTAAGCACAGGGTTCATTGCTGCATGTTGTGACTGTTAGCAAAAAGAGTGACACTTGTTTGTGAAAATGAACAACCTCATGAAGCTTCTCTGTAAACATGTAGAGTATGTCACTGTTCAAATAGTGGAAGGGCAAAAGAATAGTAGGGTGTGCAACAAAGTCATTTAGATTTGCCCTCTTTAACCAGCATGATCCAGTAAAAGCCACAAGGAGTGTTGACCAAAATGACTGAGATTCAAGAATGACATGGATATGGAATTATCTGAGGGGCCCTGACTCCTGCACAAAGCTCTATCTTTCAGACTCCGCTCCTGTTCTAGTTATGAGAATGAAAGTTGAATTATAAGGCCAGCATGCCTTGAGCCAGGCCCTCAGCATCACAGTTTTGTTGTGGAAACAAAAAACATAAAGACTGAAAAATACTTTGAACACTTCAGGTACTACATACACTATAGATAAAGTTGTGTATTTTTCTCTCCTGCCACATAAGAGGTGGATAAAAATAGGAGTTGGGTTTTAAAATTGAATATATGGTGCAAGTGAGTTTGTTTGAATATATTCCAGAGGGATAGCTAAGAAAAGGCTTGTCTGAATATAACTGATATAGTTTATTCATATAATGTTAAGAGGGATAGTTCCTTGTATCTTTGAAAAATtataaaatgaatttaaaaaaaacaccaaaataccAAAAGGCAAATAAGAATTCCAATTAACATTTTTACAGTTGTTGGTCTTTTCGTCCCATACTGTGCCATGTGCCTTTATGATCTAGATGCACCTTTCAAGGCAGCTCTGATTAGAGCCAAAAAGCTTGGCACTCATTCTCCGTCCAACAAACCTTGTTAAACCAATAAAGTTCTTGTTGGATTGAGATGGTTTCATCTGGGTTCTTTGCATCTGCTTTTCTTCCAAGAACCAGAACTGCACCATTTCAGTGCTCACTTGCAGACTCCAAATATAAATATGCTAATGTGTATTTTCCTCTCTCTTCTAGGGTTCATCTGTATGTCAGTTAACAACCATAGGAGTGACTGTTATATTACTCTATACATCAAGAGCCTGTTACAATCTGTGCATTTTAACATTTTCTCAGAACAAGACAGTAAATTCTTTTGATTATGACTGGTACAATGTATCAGATCAGGCAAGTATATTATTTTCTTCTGACAACAAATTCTTAATTCAGATGCTTGACTATATAGAAGTCATGCCCTCATACAAACACTCTGAAGTCAAAAGCAGGTTTTTACCAGAGGTTCTGCTCAGACTTTACAGTAAATACTGTAGAAAGTAGGAACATGAATAGGAAGTGTAGATGTGTCTTATGCAAGATGTACATAGGATTTTATATACCagttttaccagactttaaaaagagGCAAATCTTAGTCAAATCTTAACTGGAGGACATATAGTTTGTTGTTTTTctggtggttttgtttttttgtagtgTACAGTTTGGAGAGAGCGAATATAGCTGCTTTGCCCCAGAGTGAAATATTGGGTGGTATCCCAACCTTCCATGCTATAGTGcaagggtgctcaaactttcaactttagggatgctggacctttaacaagtgtatagaagagagaattgcagcaggtgcaacttgtcatcccacagatgacaagctacacctgctgaattctcttttctatacacttgttaaaggtccagcatccctaaagttgaaagtttgagcaccccttcTATAGTGCTTCATGGATGGAAGCCCCTTCTGTAAACAGGAGAGTTGCACATGCACAAGGGATCACCAATCCTGAGAAATATAACCAGGGGCATATGTGTTGTTGTGGCATGGTTCCATCAAAAATTACCTTGCCACATGACCGTCAATGGTAGATCTTGGGTTTCAAGCTTACTGTAGTTTTAAAGCCATAGCATCTGCCAACAAGGTCTTAGCATaaaaatatgcttttatctgtttttaaattatgttttaaatttgttttaaccttgttgtaagccgccttgagtccctctggggagaaaggtgggatagaaataaagttaataataataataataataataatggctttTGATAAAACATATTTCACTCAAGTCACTCCAATGATGAAAATATCAGGTGTCAGTCAAGTTCATATTCATGTATAACCCTCAGTCAGTCTAGATTTGTTGAGAAATTCAGAAGCTTATCAAATTATTTTGGCTTACTCAGGAATGTAATCCTTCCATCATTATGACTTAGAATTAGGGCAAATCTTCAGGGTTTGTTTTTCTCATAGTTGAATCCCACTTCTCCCAGGATAGCTTGCAGTAGATGGTCTGGAACCCTGCAAGTCAGTAGTCTGTAGGTTCCCACTGAGGTGGACATTCTGATGAGCAGAATCTGGGGGTCAGGAGATCCCTGTGAAAGCTAGGAAGCAGCAGTCACTCCCAAGAAAATTCAAGATGCATTCAGATTATCTCTGATAACCCCAGAGATCTAGTTCACATTATTGATTTTGCACCTAAATTGGGCAATGGCTCAGGACTGCATGAAAGGAATTTTTATTTTCCCAGTTATTGTCTACAGTAACTGCTGTGGGTGTTGTTGTTGCTTGCAAACATTGAATCCAGTTGTTTATGTGTAACAGATTCAACTTTAATTTTGCCACAGGCAGACCTGAAGTGCCAGCTGGGTGATGCTGGATATGTGGTATTTGGAGTAATACTATTTGTGTGGGAGCTCTTGCCCACTTCCTTAGTTGTCTTCTTCTTCCGTGTTCGAAACCCTACGAAAGACCTAGTAAGTTGCCTTTTTCATTCATTACAGGTTAACGTTCCACAGTTCAAACTATTTTCAAGTCACATGCAGTGTAACCAGTCCTTTCTAAAGTCCAAGGGGCTACTGGGCGCATGAACGTGTCTGACTATGTCTGAAGGATCCAACACTAACACTTCACTTCAGTATAGTTATTCTTCCACTTAACCCATAACCATTGCTCAGAATGGCACATCCCTCTGAAGTTAGAGACTGTCTCATGGTTGAGAGCTGGTTCGATGTTTTAGGCTTAAAAATACTACATATTGTTTCTGGGGCAAGATTGGGGATCAGTGTCATGTTGCTGTGGCCCTAGGTTGAAGTCCTCCCCAGTGCCTTCTGACCATGCCTTGATGGTGCATTGCATAGTACATAGGTAGGCAACCTGTAGCTCACAAGATACTGGTAGTTCACGCATTACTTTTGGGTAATTCGCAGCAGACAAAGGGCTGCGACCACCTCCTTTGCAGCTGATTGGGCTGGCAGCCGGTCacttgggagggaggaggaacttgCGCATGTTTTTCCCTCTCTGTGTGGCGTGCATGGTTGTGGTGGGCTTCTCTGGGTGAGTGTTTGTGTCTGCAGCAATCCAGAAtaatttcctccctctcccttccattGGCTCTGAGATCCCTGTTCCATATTATTTACTTCTGCTGGGTATGTCTATAGCAATAGTCTGTCTATAGTCTGTCTATAGCAATCCAGGAACgtcctcccccagctgcttcttcaaagtgtgtgtgtggggggaagggtaCAATCCAGGAATGGGGATAAGTTGTTCTGTGTTGTTCCTGGGCTGATTGTGTTGTTCTGAGAAGATCCTgaggagaaaaagagaagaaTGTTTTGCTTTTACCACTGCTGTGTGAGCTATTTGGTCACTATTCTAGGTTCTCTTTTAGCATATAATTTAAACCAGGGCTGATTACAGACATGTTTTGGATGGCAGGCATGTGTGAAGCAATAATAAAATGGAGTTGCTTCTGCATGTGTGCAGAGTTTTCAGGCACCACTCTTTAATTGGGTATCTCCTTGGCCCTTATCGCTGAAATACCCGAGTATGTCCTGGGTACTTAGAAGGCCAAAAGATTGTGTGCTTCAGCTCTTTCACACACCCCAAAGAGCTGGTGGCTGGGCTAGGTAGCAGGAATGGCAGAGGTTGTTATGGCTGTTAGGTTTGTGTTGGCAATCCATAGCAGAGCTTTGTATTCATTTCTGACTTCTCCTGAGACATTACCTATCTACAGGCAGTGGCTTCCACAGGTAATGTTGTTCCTTGTGTACTTGCAACCTTTAGGTGGACCGAGTTATACATCCATTCCATGCTAGATGGAGCCACCCCAACTTACACATTCCTCCAGTATCTGAACTGTATGTTTGCACAAATAACAAAGCAAATACGTATGTTTGTTCTTTCTCAGTCTTTGGAGCATCTTGGCTCCAAAAACTCAACTTCCAGAAAGCTGAGTTGAGGTTTAGTGTgcattccatctctctctctctctctctctctctctctctctctctctctctctctctctctcgagagagagagagagagagagagagagagagagagagagagagagagagagcatctccAGTGAATGCTAAACCCTTTTTGGTACATGATGTGCCACAGTGTCTAAGATAGTACACTCTAGACTTGGTACTTTTTGGCACTGGGTCCACTGTTCAAACAGAATTtgcttttaatttgcttttaaaaaggtaTGCAAATAATGAAAAATCCTGTTAGTAGATCTTTGGCAGTTAGTCATTTTGTTAAGTAGTTCACGTATATCCATTGGTTGTCTACCCCTGGTGTAGTACCACTGTCACCACTACTGGGTCAGTCCAACCAGGTGGGATCCCCAGGTGGGACCTCCCCACTGCAAAAAATCTGAATGCGCAATGATATCATTGAAGAACTCTTCTTTTTATACACTTACACTTAGAGCACTAAGATCCACGAATTCCTTTGCACCCAGAggccttccccaggcctcctgatACCTTATTAGggattaaaaagtcactttctttttctccatgaaactggaagtcatgtgttttaaGCTGTAGAGTTCAGTCTGCTGGGCTTAGAGGATCCTCCAGAGTCAAGGGGAGCTAACCTTCCATCGGCTCCGGAGGGAAAGGGCAGGCATTCccttgtatctgtggtttcaggtaactgcagggggtttccagaactgaacccccacggatatgggggcatgTCTGTAGTTTCTTCATATTATGTCATGACCCATGCTAAAAAATGAGTTATAGTTTCTTTTTCCTATATCTTTGAAAAATTCTAAAAttacttaaaaagaaaacaaaacccaaaatacTAAAAGGCAAATAAGAGTTCCAATTTATACTTTTAATAAAGCATCAACATTAGATGGTCTGGTAATTAGCCACTAGAGGGCAAAACCACATAAGAGAACAGCAATATAGTATGTAACAAGAGCTGTTAAATTAACAATGAAAATTCATGACATCGCTTGATTTTCCTGTATGTCAACATTTGCTCTTTGCTCCAAGTTTTTATTATCTAACAGAGcattcctatacatgtctactcacatgtaagttccattgtattcaatggggcttgctctcaagaAAATATCATATGTAATAGTAGTCCTTGCAGATCTGGGGAAGATctgggtttcccagaagtactttTTAAGACTGCAGTGAAgcttcagaatgcttccccagttggtcctggaATTGCATGAGGCTCCGTtgtgctgggtaagtatgggggcagCATAgcgtggggggggcagcatcgcAGACTTTTGCCCCAGGAGTGGTGACGGGTAAATCCGTTACTGAATTaaagcactggtggaacatgtgttctactGGCACATGTTGTTGCAaaacactgtaaagcactttgcaacagccttCCTCCACATGCTGGCAGAGTGAAGGACAGTGAGTCTGGTTCAGaagtggagagggtgggggggacaGCAGAGGCGTAGACGGATTTGGCTCAGGAGGTGAGTGTAAGTGTGATTGGCGGCACCAGCACCTGatatatcctatccccttccaggcctgaactgcctgcacagatcaactcagacttgtgctagtactatagctgctgcaggtctgagttgacccataggggctgctatggcttacccaggggtaaggggagaaatgtcccctcatcccaaagagacctccagcagccaaaattccttgtaggatgcagcatagtcTGTGCTGGCACGTCTCCATCACTGTGCaaaaatttagttaggattgggctgcccgtctaaggattagttaggattaggctaacTGCCTATCtaaggatttacagcccaatcctgagcggccTGTTGGACCCAGACTTCTCTGGCACCAAAAcgactgctgtggcatcctgcatgcaacagggcagccaccgCTTCCCCcacttcatccccttcccccgcaatggggctacttggttctgcggCAGCcattgggctgccatagaatcaagaacctccatgtcgggccaggCTCTGGATGCGGAGGAgtagagctcctccagtcccacctccctcccacctcgctccctccccctggcactccTCCTCACCACACTCTCcacgcctcccctgccctggaatgcctcctccccttgtccccacctacttctctgctacccagcagttcaggcaacagcagcagcagtccactggtgctaacccagcactggcagacACTGAACTAGCACCAGTAGTGGACCAATGcggagggctgcagatgtgccttacagcatgtttgcaacactcagtgccagtggtggaccagtgctaagagctcaggatttcgttcttagttaggattgggctgcacatctaTCTAAGTTCACTATTTCCACCACTTACATAACTTTTATATGAAGACGTGTGTCACCATAATAATGAGGCACTCCAGATGTAAGTAGAACATATTCAAAGCTAAAAATACCAAATAATGCCAAGGTAACCTAGTGTTTGTCAGCTTATATACAGATACTGTGTGATGCTATGTCCATTTTAAGATATAGTAACAGAAAGGTTGGATCTTTGTGGTGTTCAGCCTGGCTTAATCATTGCCAGCCTCATTGGACATTCATACTCATTACAGTTCAAAAAAAATTTTGAAACTGAAAAAGGGAACAGTATTAAACACAAAATAGAGTAATTCTTGACTGTACCCTGCAGGTGGAACACACAGCAGTGTCACAGCTTCCTCCAGCCCCACAAATGTTTGCTCTAAATACGTATTGTAAGAATGATTCAATAGTAGAAAGAGCCAAAGTTTGAAgaataggctgaagaggcacctGTCAGATACAGGCAAGAAAAATATTTCCTGGGTCTGGACAGGAAATGGTTGGTTTTTGTTTGATATGTAACTCACCTAACTCCTAAATGCTTTGCTACTGTAGCCACATAGACTTCTTGCAGGACCATGAATGTCTTTAAAAATGAGGATTGAACTGATAGTGATTTCACTGAGTGACTTCACTCAGTTTTGGAAGCACACACAGGGTGTGTTGCAAGGAGTGCTGGTACTGAATGTCCATCCCACAGTAAGAGTGGAAGATCATGAAGAGTCTTGCTCCTGAAGGAGACGagtcaaacaaacaaaccctttgGGAACTCTGGCACTAATACATAACACTTGTTAAAGACCTGGCAGGCTGTTATGACTCAAAAAATGACAGGTCATGCTCTTCTAGGAGGGAAGATGGATTTCAGAATGTTACCAAATGGAGCTAAGCCTCTGAAACTGCCACAATCGGCTTTGCAGAAACTTTGCCAAGTTTCATATTGCCTGGTCTCCTCTCTCCCATCCTCCCAGTAAAGGTGATAAGGAAAAAGAGTAGCAGCAGCTGTAGAGAGAGAGCAATTGTGGTATTCATAGGCAGACATTTTCGAAAAGGTGTCTGGGGAAATGAGGAAAATGGATGAGGGTTTTGACTCCAGTGCCATGAGAAGAATTCCCTGTTTTTCTCTCTAAATGACACAAATCACAGACCTCTACAGTGAAAAGGGTTGCAAGACAAATAACCTCTCTTTCTCACCCAGACAAATCCAGGGATAGTACCAACTCATGCATTCAGTCCAAGGTCTTACTTCTTTGACAATCCTCGTAGATATGACAGTGACGATGACTTGGCATGGAGCATCTCACCACACAGCATgcatggcaggtgaggcagatggatgaaaatggaaggTGCATGTCAGAAACGAACGGTTCCTCACAGCACTCTGTTATCTTGTTTTCTTATGGGTCTTAAGTCTCCTAGCCAAGTACAGAAAGGAGACATGCATACAGTGTATATGGGCTGCTAGCAGGAAGGGACACAGCTGGTGAAACTGAAGACAACAGCACCAAAAGCTGAAAAGAGTGGCGTGATCATATACTGTATGCATTTAGAGAGCTCCACCTACCATTGCAAATGGATTCTGCTGGTTCATTAAAAGCGGACCCAATTTGTTTTTCAGTCAGTGTCAGCTACACTCTTAACATTGAAATGCTACGGTTTATAAATGCATAAATTTGCTGGATTAAATCCAGTACATGTTGCCTACAATAGCAATTTACTCCTTGCAGCACATCACCAACCACGGATGATGCTCAACTGCATGAAGGTCTAGCCTTCGCTTCATACACACTCCAGGGAAATTGGAGCTTCTTTTTTCATCCTGCATCACTAAATTGAACAATGCTGGGAGGCAGCAAAAGAATAGGAATTACTTCCCACAGTACATTACCCTATGGGTTGCTGAGAAGACCAGTTAAACAGGTTCTGGCTATTTTAACACACAAATAATGATTGTTGCAATGTTCTTTCCTGTATGTGGCACATCATGTGTGGCAACACAACCTGTACTCTGATTTATTTTCATAGTACATTTGGAACCTTTTAGTGTGAAACTTTTAATACCTGGCTTAACAATttaaaatttacagcccaatcctggaggCTGCCTCCAGTGCAAGCTAAGGGCCTGCTGGAAGGCAaattggggtaaggggatatttttccccttgcctcaggcgaCATCCCAGCCAGCCCTGTGGGatttctcagatctgcaccagcaattttgcaggtgcagatctgagcagcccgggtaAGGCTAatcaggccagggatgggggttaggtgGGGGTTAGCCTGTGGTGCCACAGCCAATCTTACCCTCTCCTGTGCCCAATCCATCTTCtgtcccaccccaaaacaccccctccattcctccctccagtcaccctctcccactccctgtgccagcctgctttGGCCGGGACAAACATACTCCCTCCAGGTCTAGATTTGGGGCTGCCACATGTCCTTGCACTAGCCTAGCTGGCTTTTGaggagtcacaaacatgctttatggcattcttgcaacactcctgggcaaGGAGGACATGCGCTGGCCAAGCATGTGTTGTGGATTGCGCTCTTAAGTTGAAACTCGTGGTACATTTTCTTTCAATCCTGGGGCCTCAAAGCAAATTCCTGGGCACATATAGTTGGAATTCATTCTAGGAACCATTCTAGGATTTCAGCAAAACATGCCTACACATTTCATGAAACCAAAATATGAATAGTGCATAGAAGAAATCTTATAAGAGTGTGTGACCTAAAACATTGCTTTATCTTCACTCTTAGCAAAGTTATCTTtaatttaaaattttgttttctagtttctCCCCTGATTGCTATGACTGGGGATATCAGACTAACAGCTTTATGGCTCACGTTGGATCCCTTCAGCAAGATTATCTGTCAGAGACTGAACGACCAAGCCCCAAGTAACATCAAAGCATGGCAAGTCTGGGGTTCTCAGAATTGTGAGATGTTGTTATTGTGAATTAGCAATGGTACACAAGGGTCAGGTGTGTAGCATTACTCATGGAAAagtaggggaggaaaaaaaagtgtcAGGTTTACTTTATGAAACTAGGCAGCACTTCAGATAATCTCCTATAAAGCAATTTCACAGATAAGTGAAGGACAGGTTTTCTGCCAAAATCACGGAATGTTCTATGACCTCGTATAAATtgggggtaaaacttggggaatggtTCTTGTGAGAAGGAGTTGCAGCtagccctggagcctgattgccCTGGAGACTGATTGAAAGAGGAAAGAATAtgagccatgccactgtttttgaaagtattaacaaggtgcttatgtcgtactgtgtgccattcccccacccccagcaacatAATTGAATATCGCATTGAATTGCTTAAAAGAATCCAGGTTTGaatctgcagaaaagcatttgcagttttaaaaaaccatc
This window contains:
- the GPR137B gene encoding integral membrane protein GPR137B is translated as MEALEWDLLTNDTFPPTLSPAVPPYVKLGLTIAYSVFYSLLFVFIYIQLWLVLHYRHKRFSYQTVFLFLCLLWASLRTVLFSFYFKDFVTANSLSPFIFWLLYCFPVCLQFFTLTLMNLYFTQVIFKAKSKYSPELLKYRLPLYLVSFFVSLLFLLVNLTCAVLVKKENSDREVIVLVRVAVNDTLFVLCAISLSICLYKISKMSLANIYLESKGSSVCQLTTIGVTVILLYTSRACYNLCILTFSQNKTVNSFDYDWYNVSDQANLKCQLGDAGYVVFGVILFVWELLPTSLVVFFFRVRNPTKDLTNPGIVPTHAFSPRSYFFDNPRRYDSDDDLAWSISPHSMHGSFSPDCYDWGYQTNSFMAHVGSLQQDYLSETERPSPK